The following proteins are encoded in a genomic region of Natrinema sp. DC36:
- a CDS encoding trehalose-6-phosphate synthase, with protein MRVTERLSSMTVRNRQLRADGSGRTDDTSDDDGPTCPGSLIVVSNRQPYRHEYEDEPTADADEIPPGTNGGDQTETQRSITVDEPTGGLTAGLDPVVQATDGTWIAWGDGDADFAVTDERNCVAVPPEEEAYTLQRLELSDEAVESYYYGFSNRVLWPLCHGFPDLIEDRANDFEWYRTVNEQFADAVGEHAEDDSVIWLQDYHLALAPRMIRESVPESATVAHFWHIPWPTPETFQHCPAGDNVLEGLLGNDLLGFHVDRYADQFLQCVDRFLPSASVDFARRTVRYDGRTTRVVATPMGVDAESYDRDARSADLDRLSDLFDEYGIPEGTSIGLGLDRLDYSKGIPERLAALEQFFERNPDWRGEFTFIQKATPSRTDIETYERYGELVRSEVQRINRRFETDDWRPIVYTEDVLPREDICALYRHADVMIVSPLIDGMNLVAQEYVAASVDGDSALLLSDRTGAHERLGSHALTIDPTDTDGFAAQIEHALSLSTYERQRRMNTLRQRVFDGDIESWMETQFDWIRRVHDDSRTTEPRSERESDSHERTPPI; from the coding sequence ATGCGAGTTACCGAGCGGTTGTCGTCGATGACTGTGCGAAATCGACAGCTGCGGGCCGACGGCAGCGGACGGACGGACGACACGTCCGACGACGACGGCCCCACCTGTCCCGGTTCGCTGATCGTGGTCTCGAACCGGCAACCGTATCGTCACGAATACGAAGACGAGCCGACCGCGGACGCCGACGAGATCCCGCCGGGAACGAACGGCGGGGATCAGACGGAGACACAGCGATCCATCACGGTCGACGAACCGACCGGTGGGCTGACGGCCGGCCTCGATCCCGTGGTTCAGGCAACCGACGGGACCTGGATCGCCTGGGGCGACGGCGACGCCGACTTCGCGGTCACGGACGAGCGGAACTGCGTTGCCGTCCCGCCGGAGGAGGAGGCGTACACGCTCCAACGGCTCGAGCTATCCGACGAGGCGGTCGAGTCCTACTACTACGGGTTCAGCAATCGCGTGCTCTGGCCGCTCTGCCACGGCTTTCCCGACCTGATCGAGGATCGAGCAAACGATTTCGAGTGGTATCGGACGGTCAACGAACAGTTCGCCGACGCGGTCGGCGAGCACGCCGAGGACGACTCGGTGATCTGGCTGCAGGACTACCACCTCGCGCTCGCGCCACGGATGATTCGGGAGTCGGTCCCCGAGAGCGCGACCGTCGCCCACTTCTGGCACATTCCGTGGCCGACACCGGAGACCTTCCAGCACTGTCCCGCCGGCGACAATGTCCTCGAGGGGCTACTCGGGAACGATCTGCTGGGCTTTCACGTCGATCGGTACGCCGATCAGTTCCTGCAGTGCGTCGATCGGTTTCTGCCGAGTGCGTCCGTCGACTTCGCTCGTCGAACGGTCCGGTACGACGGGCGGACGACCCGCGTCGTCGCGACGCCGATGGGCGTCGACGCCGAATCGTACGATCGGGACGCACGATCGGCCGATCTGGACCGCCTCTCCGACCTGTTCGATGAGTACGGGATCCCGGAGGGGACCTCGATCGGACTGGGGCTCGACCGCCTCGACTACAGCAAGGGGATTCCGGAGCGGCTGGCGGCGCTCGAGCAGTTCTTCGAGCGGAACCCGGACTGGCGTGGCGAGTTCACGTTCATTCAGAAGGCGACGCCCTCCCGGACGGATATCGAGACGTACGAACGGTACGGCGAACTCGTCCGCAGCGAGGTCCAGCGGATCAATCGACGCTTCGAAACCGACGACTGGCGGCCGATCGTCTACACGGAAGACGTGCTCCCCCGCGAGGACATCTGTGCGCTCTATCGACACGCGGACGTGATGATCGTGAGTCCGCTGATCGACGGGATGAATCTGGTCGCACAGGAGTACGTCGCCGCGAGCGTCGACGGCGACTCCGCGTTGTTGCTGAGCGACCGGACCGGAGCCCACGAGCGGCTCGGTTCGCACGCGTTGACGATCGATCCGACCGATACCGACGGTTTCGCGGCCCAGATCGAGCACGCGCTGTCGCTGTCAACCTACGAACGCCAGCGGCGGATGAACACGCTTCGTCAGCGCGTCTTCGACGGGGACATCGAGTCGTGGATGGAGACGCAGTTCGACTGGATTCGACGCGTCCACGACGATTCCCGGACGACCGAACCGCGGTCCGAACGCGAGTCGGACTCCCACGAACGCACGCCGCCGATATAG
- the otsB gene encoding trehalose-phosphatase: protein MTRTESPPRPIDEHLPRIRETLERADGMLVCLDFDGTLAPIVEDPDAAVPTERNRNAVATLAETPSITTAVVSGRALTDVRERVDGPAIYAGNHGLELARTGTIAVHPVARKRAARVDRICAILETALRSVPNCRIENKRLTGTVHFRSVPPAAEPIACRITHEVVERFGGDALEISTGKRILEIGPAFPWGKGNAVELIAADEPPATAAVYIGDDVTDESAFRAVEPDGIGVRVGDDAPSSASCRVESPAEVASFLSWLGSTGADLVARSDAPTATPIEAR, encoded by the coding sequence ATGACGAGGACCGAATCACCACCGCGGCCGATCGACGAGCACCTACCCCGGATTCGCGAGACGCTCGAGCGAGCCGACGGGATGCTCGTCTGTCTGGATTTCGACGGCACGCTCGCGCCGATCGTCGAGGATCCGGACGCCGCGGTCCCGACCGAGCGGAATCGGAACGCGGTGGCGACGCTCGCGGAAACGCCATCGATAACGACCGCCGTCGTTAGCGGCCGCGCCCTGACGGACGTTCGTGAGCGCGTCGACGGGCCGGCGATCTACGCCGGAAACCACGGGCTCGAGCTCGCGCGCACGGGAACGATCGCCGTTCATCCGGTCGCGCGCAAACGCGCCGCCCGCGTCGACCGGATCTGTGCTATCCTCGAGACCGCGCTTCGCTCCGTCCCGAACTGCCGGATCGAAAACAAGCGCCTAACCGGGACGGTCCACTTCAGATCCGTCCCGCCGGCCGCCGAACCGATCGCCTGCCGCATCACCCACGAGGTGGTCGAGCGCTTCGGGGGCGACGCCCTCGAGATTTCGACGGGGAAACGGATCCTCGAGATCGGACCGGCGTTCCCGTGGGGAAAGGGCAACGCCGTCGAACTGATCGCCGCGGACGAACCGCCGGCGACCGCCGCCGTCTACATCGGGGACGATGTCACCGACGAGTCCGCGTTTCGAGCCGTCGAACCGGACGGAATCGGGGTCCGGGTCGGCGACGACGCTCCCTCAAGCGCGTCCTGTCGGGTCGAGTCGCCGGCCGAGGTCGCGTCGTTTCTCTCGTGGCTGGGATCGACCGGAGCCGATCTGGTCGCTCGATCCGACGCGCCCACCGCGACTCCCATCGAGGCCCGATAG
- a CDS encoding winged helix-turn-helix domain-containing protein, protein MKLRQPTDFLILEALEDKGRNVATNLAAHTGKSRKNINTRLPVLEDYGLVRKIGPAERSGLYEISSTGKAALVYQDQYDKADDFEALIEGPSAGAEQEEPQASFARGETDDESDE, encoded by the coding sequence GTGAAACTCAGACAACCAACTGATTTCCTGATCCTCGAGGCGCTCGAGGACAAGGGGCGCAACGTCGCAACGAATCTGGCCGCGCACACGGGGAAGAGCCGGAAGAACATCAATACCAGACTGCCGGTGTTAGAAGACTACGGTCTCGTCCGCAAGATCGGTCCCGCGGAGCGATCCGGGCTGTACGAGATCTCCTCGACGGGGAAGGCGGCGCTGGTCTACCAGGACCAGTACGACAAAGCCGACGACTTCGAAGCGCTCATCGAAGGGCCGAGCGCCGGTGCCGAGCAGGAGGAGCCACAGGCGAGTTTCGCCCGCGGTGAAACCGACGACGAATCCGACGAGTAA
- a CDS encoding peptidase M10A and M12B matrixin and adamalysin — MKRRAFLGTIGSTASLGTLAYATRGTSDTLEVRIWLSERAATYDGVVDRVRSYLDETLALEYWTLEASIGGTVSVSTEDAARVTRRGEWPVAVASGTLGGRDLEPASDVNLLVTDGGMERAPTGYGVPHIASVGGARHLAALESFDDVVTDDARAIAPNTTPVRTMQVLLHEIGHALGLSHEDGVAFVYDGALAATPMLSSYAWDPEYEENRSPCGTAIPPSADRKRTLSFAFSTCARHRLANYDGELPF; from the coding sequence GTGAAACGCCGCGCGTTCCTCGGGACGATCGGATCGACGGCCTCGCTCGGCACGCTGGCGTATGCGACGCGGGGGACGAGCGACACGCTCGAGGTGCGGATCTGGCTCTCCGAACGGGCCGCTACCTACGACGGGGTCGTAGATCGGGTCCGATCGTATCTCGACGAAACCCTCGCCCTCGAGTACTGGACACTCGAGGCTTCGATCGGTGGAACCGTCTCGGTTTCGACCGAGGACGCCGCACGCGTCACTCGCCGCGGGGAGTGGCCCGTGGCGGTCGCGTCGGGGACGCTCGGCGGGCGCGACCTCGAGCCCGCGTCGGACGTCAACCTGCTGGTGACGGACGGGGGGATGGAGCGGGCGCCCACCGGATACGGCGTGCCCCACATCGCATCGGTCGGCGGGGCCCGACATCTCGCCGCCCTCGAGTCGTTCGACGACGTGGTCACCGACGACGCCCGCGCGATCGCGCCGAACACGACGCCGGTGCGGACGATGCAGGTCCTCCTTCACGAGATCGGACACGCGCTCGGTCTGAGCCACGAAGACGGTGTCGCGTTCGTGTACGACGGTGCCCTGGCCGCGACGCCGATGCTCAGCAGTTACGCGTGGGATCCCGAGTACGAGGAAAATCGGTCACCGTGTGGGACGGCGATTCCGCCCTCTGCCGATCGAAAACGGACGCTCAGCTTCGCCTTTTCGACCTGTGCTCGCCATCGTCTCGCGAACTACGACGGCGAGCTCCCCTTCTGA
- a CDS encoding bacterio-opsin activator domain-containing protein → MNAAHRSRPIIIVTDARGQESRLRARLEQATECDVRTVPASADLESVLESAMERRDDEPASITPSAVVIELDCPGEIETVLRRVHAGLAGVPTIVAPREGSERLATVALRADATEYVPTTRDEDPIDRIVSTIRAAPSVPADGGDGRYHHILANELPDEAFVIGENGTYLEAKVRSESADLYSMPADDLVGTALDDAFPDVVAAKLQECVDRAIRTEDVQSVEYEADTTDGRRQFEARVVPIDERIQGRRAVVWLARDITERVERERQLRSRQDQLETLNRINAVVRRVIETLVEAPARDAIEHEVCEQLVDSELYCGSWIAERTGDGRLSYRTGAGEAETVLERIREYPGDDHDNPVAKAAKTGELRTTNRVLEDESIPGELRAAAREDDVRSAIAVPITHEDSIYGVLTVLASRDDAFSERERAGFRLLGETIGFTIMAVKNRQLLFADSVVELEFRIDGGDTFSFDLSTEYGCTCSLEWAGTTAGGRTFQYVTIDGLDGETVLEEAAAHDSVEECRLIHDGEESCTIEMRLSKSGVRTLTNHGATVRDVSVADGVGTCLVEVSQDADIREIAEALTVIYENTELVARREVDRPVRTAAERRNRILDGLTDRQLTTVRLAYYSGFFDWPRESTGEDIADSMDISPPTMHQHLRKGLKSILGEFFEDGGTPE, encoded by the coding sequence ATGAACGCAGCACATCGATCGAGACCGATCATCATCGTAACTGACGCGCGGGGCCAGGAGAGCCGTCTTCGGGCCCGCCTCGAGCAAGCCACCGAGTGCGACGTTCGAACGGTGCCCGCGAGCGCGGATCTCGAGTCCGTCCTCGAGTCGGCGATGGAGCGACGCGACGACGAGCCAGCATCGATCACGCCGAGTGCCGTCGTCATCGAACTCGACTGTCCCGGCGAGATAGAGACCGTCCTCCGGCGAGTCCACGCCGGCCTGGCTGGCGTGCCGACGATCGTCGCGCCACGCGAGGGCAGCGAGCGACTCGCCACGGTCGCGCTCCGGGCCGACGCGACCGAGTACGTGCCGACGACGCGCGACGAGGACCCGATCGATCGGATCGTCTCGACGATTCGAGCTGCCCCCTCGGTTCCAGCGGACGGCGGCGACGGCCGATACCATCACATCCTCGCGAACGAACTGCCCGACGAAGCCTTCGTCATCGGCGAGAACGGCACGTATCTCGAGGCGAAGGTCCGGTCCGAGTCCGCGGATCTGTACTCGATGCCGGCGGACGACCTCGTCGGAACCGCGCTCGACGACGCGTTCCCCGACGTAGTCGCCGCGAAGTTACAGGAGTGTGTCGATCGGGCGATCCGAACCGAGGACGTCCAGTCGGTCGAGTACGAGGCGGACACGACCGACGGCCGTCGACAGTTCGAGGCTCGGGTCGTCCCGATCGACGAACGGATTCAGGGCCGGCGCGCCGTCGTCTGGCTGGCGCGGGATATCACCGAACGCGTCGAGCGCGAGCGGCAACTCCGCTCGCGTCAGGACCAGCTCGAGACGCTCAACCGGATCAACGCGGTCGTCCGACGGGTCATCGAGACGCTGGTCGAGGCCCCGGCCAGGGACGCTATCGAACACGAGGTCTGCGAGCAACTCGTCGACTCGGAGCTGTACTGCGGCTCGTGGATCGCCGAACGGACCGGGGACGGGCGACTCTCCTACCGAACGGGGGCGGGCGAGGCGGAGACTGTCCTCGAGCGCATTCGCGAGTACCCCGGTGACGATCACGATAACCCCGTCGCGAAGGCCGCGAAAACCGGCGAGTTACGGACGACGAACCGCGTTCTCGAGGACGAGTCGATCCCCGGCGAATTGCGGGCGGCGGCCCGCGAAGACGACGTGCGGTCCGCGATCGCCGTCCCCATCACGCACGAGGACTCGATCTACGGCGTGCTCACCGTGCTCGCGAGTCGCGACGACGCCTTCAGTGAGCGCGAGCGGGCCGGGTTCAGGCTGCTCGGCGAGACGATCGGCTTTACGATCATGGCGGTCAAGAACCGCCAGCTGCTCTTCGCCGACTCCGTCGTCGAACTCGAGTTCCGGATCGACGGCGGCGACACGTTCTCGTTCGACCTCTCGACGGAGTACGGCTGCACCTGCTCGCTCGAGTGGGCCGGCACGACCGCCGGCGGACGCACGTTCCAGTACGTGACGATCGACGGGCTGGACGGCGAGACGGTGCTCGAGGAGGCGGCGGCCCACGACTCGGTCGAGGAGTGTCGGCTCATCCACGACGGGGAGGAGAGCTGTACGATCGAGATGCGGCTGTCGAAGTCGGGGGTCCGGACGCTCACGAACCACGGCGCGACGGTTCGGGACGTCTCCGTCGCGGACGGGGTCGGGACCTGTCTGGTCGAAGTCTCACAGGACGCCGATATCCGGGAGATCGCGGAGGCGCTGACCGTGATCTACGAAAACACCGAACTCGTCGCCAGACGGGAAGTGGATCGACCGGTCAGGACGGCGGCCGAGCGACGGAACCGGATCCTCGACGGGCTCACTGACCGCCAGCTCACGACGGTGCGACTCGCCTACTACAGCGGGTTCTTCGACTGGCCGCGCGAGAGTACCGGGGAGGATATCGCCGACTCGATGGACATCTCGCCGCCGACGATGCACCAGCACCTGCGAAAGGGACTCAAATCGATTCTCGGTGAGTTCTTCGAAGACGGCGGAACTCCGGAATAG
- a CDS encoding MTH865 family protein, which produces MADEAELRDQLTDAFENADYPVSGPMELVPALPDGPGTRFESGDFSMTAMELNATTGGGEFPYEDVDSLVDDLIAELKAADEL; this is translated from the coding sequence ATGGCAGACGAAGCCGAACTCCGCGACCAGCTGACCGACGCGTTCGAGAACGCCGACTATCCGGTCTCGGGTCCGATGGAACTCGTGCCGGCGCTGCCCGACGGGCCGGGGACGAGATTCGAGTCCGGCGACTTCTCGATGACCGCGATGGAGCTCAACGCCACAACTGGCGGCGGGGAGTTCCCCTACGAGGACGTCGACTCCCTCGTCGACGACCTGATCGCGGAACTGAAAGCGGCGGACGAGCTGTGA
- a CDS encoding CopG family transcriptional regulator produces the protein MAKDTVRYPDDVVTEIDTLVDDGMFESKSEFYRFSAEYVLTLIDSDHEVETFNFDEIKSELDISDRDHAEALGADGGTFFLDAVINVRKYGLRGNYEAAERFIDTHYDETDQECIILEELLGTYRSESP, from the coding sequence ATGGCAAAGGATACCGTCAGGTACCCCGACGACGTGGTCACGGAGATCGACACGCTCGTCGACGACGGTATGTTCGAGAGCAAGTCGGAGTTCTATCGGTTCTCCGCGGAGTACGTCCTCACCCTGATCGATTCCGATCACGAGGTCGAGACGTTCAACTTCGACGAGATCAAGTCCGAACTCGACATCAGCGACCGCGACCACGCCGAAGCGCTGGGCGCCGACGGCGGGACCTTCTTCCTCGATGCCGTGATAAACGTCCGAAAGTACGGCCTGCGGGGCAACTACGAGGCCGCCGAACGCTTCATCGACACCCACTACGACGAGACCGATCAGGAGTGTATCATCCTCGAGGAACTGCTCGGAACGTATCGTAGCGAATCGCCGTAG